In Methanooceanicella nereidis, one DNA window encodes the following:
- a CDS encoding chemotaxis protein CheW → MVDDNVLDNEIQLVVFKLGSEEFGVDISQVKEIIRVGDITRIPGSPPFVDGVINLRGQVTTVVNLRSRLGLGGKNADSNARIMIMEVQKNTVGVIVDSVAEVKYMSSKDIEPLPEALSSSISSEYIQGVGKLSGRLLILVNLKQIILDDTLKLSRGVAA, encoded by the coding sequence ATGGTGGATGATAACGTTTTAGATAATGAGATACAGCTCGTCGTTTTTAAGCTCGGGAGCGAAGAGTTCGGCGTTGATATATCTCAGGTAAAAGAAATAATCCGCGTCGGCGACATCACCCGCATCCCCGGATCACCGCCTTTCGTGGACGGTGTCATAAACCTTCGCGGCCAGGTCACCACCGTGGTCAATCTGCGCTCCAGGCTCGGGCTTGGGGGAAAAAATGCCGACTCAAACGCCAGGATCATGATAATGGAAGTCCAGAAGAATACTGTCGGGGTCATAGTGGATTCTGTGGCCGAGGTGAAATATATGTCCTCAAAAGATATCGAGCCGCTTCCCGAAGCGCTTTCATCTTCCATAAGCTCGGAATACATACAGGGTGTGGGAAAACTATCCGGCAGGCTGCTCATTCTCGTGAACCTTAAACAGATAATCCTTGACGATACGCTAAAACTATCCCGCGGCGTTGCCGCATAG